From the genome of Acidobacteriota bacterium, one region includes:
- the pyrF gene encoding orotidine-5'-phosphate decarboxylase, whose amino-acid sequence MLPATTTTPIPSSVKDQLIVALDVPDRDSALRLVERLSGAVGMFKIGSQLFTAEGPQLVREIVTAGERVFLDLKFHDIPNTVAGAVESAARLGVSILNVHTLGGSEMMRAAAHAVGDRGLLWITRPAVLGVTVLTSMDKSDLSDVGITPDLSSEVVRLAALAQDSGLDGIVASPHEIRLIRERITAERFIILTPGIRPAWSAKADQKRIATPAHAIRDGADFIVVGRAITDSADPRAAAELILEEINAE is encoded by the coding sequence ATGCTACCGGCGACGACAACCACCCCAATCCCCTCGAGCGTCAAGGACCAGCTCATCGTCGCGCTGGATGTGCCGGATCGCGACAGCGCGTTGCGGCTGGTCGAACGGCTGAGCGGCGCCGTCGGGATGTTCAAGATCGGGAGCCAGCTCTTCACCGCCGAAGGCCCACAGCTCGTGCGCGAGATTGTAACTGCCGGAGAGCGCGTGTTTCTTGACCTCAAGTTTCACGACATACCCAACACTGTAGCCGGCGCGGTTGAATCTGCGGCTCGGCTCGGGGTCTCAATACTAAACGTGCACACCCTGGGCGGGTCGGAGATGATGCGCGCGGCCGCACACGCGGTCGGCGATCGCGGCTTGCTATGGATCACCCGGCCAGCAGTGCTCGGCGTAACGGTTCTCACGAGCATGGACAAATCCGATCTTTCCGACGTCGGGATCACGCCGGACTTGAGCTCCGAAGTTGTACGCCTGGCCGCCCTCGCGCAGGATTCAGGATTGGACGGCATAGTCGCGTCGCCACATGAGATTCGCCTGATCCGCGAGCGCATCACAGCAGAGCGGTTCATCATACTTACACCTGGCATACGTCCGGCGTGGTCGGCGAAGGCCGACCAGAAGCGCATCGCAACTCCTGCCCACGCGATACGCGACGGCGCCGACTTTATCGTCGTCGGACGCGCCATCACCGACAGCGCCGACCCGCGCGCCGCCGCCGAACTAATCCTTGAAGAGATCAATGCCGAGTAG
- a CDS encoding alpha/beta hydrolase — MISQAPPQYRVEGSGPLLIYIAGLDGTGQLFFKQIPPLTRSRRVVTFRSREGGRFTYEDLTDDLAAIIRDLGEKQATILGESFGGTVALSFALRYPQMVERLVVINSFPRFRNRFTIKLGAMLASGLPFRLLWPVRRAANTLGLLVDEVSREDRRIFWKAIRTVSGEAYARRLHLIAELDLEDRLSEIRSPALFIAGDRDLLIPSVKEAHAMAARMPNATVKVIRGAGHACLLGNRVRLAELLAE; from the coding sequence ATGATAAGCCAGGCGCCGCCGCAGTATCGAGTCGAAGGCTCGGGCCCCCTGTTAATCTACATCGCCGGCCTGGATGGTACGGGCCAGCTCTTCTTCAAGCAGATTCCGCCGCTCACGCGCTCCCGTCGCGTAGTAACGTTTCGATCTCGCGAAGGCGGCCGATTCACGTATGAGGATTTGACCGATGATCTGGCTGCGATCATCCGGGACCTTGGAGAAAAGCAAGCGACGATACTGGGAGAATCTTTTGGCGGGACCGTCGCGCTCAGCTTTGCGTTGCGCTATCCACAGATGGTCGAAAGGCTGGTGGTGATCAATTCGTTTCCGCGCTTTCGGAACCGGTTCACGATCAAGCTCGGCGCGATGCTGGCCTCAGGCTTGCCGTTTCGGTTGCTTTGGCCGGTGCGGCGAGCGGCGAACACTCTGGGCTTGCTTGTAGATGAAGTGAGCCGCGAAGATCGACGCATCTTCTGGAAAGCGATCCGAACAGTCAGCGGCGAAGCTTACGCGCGGCGCCTTCATCTCATCGCTGAACTCGATCTCGAGGACCGCCTCTCCGAAATTCGATCGCCCGCGCTGTTCATCGCCGGCGATCGAGACCTGCTGATTCCATCCGTCAAAGAAGCGCACGCGATGGCCGCGCGAATGCCCAACGCAACAGTGAAGGTGATAAGAGGTGCAGGCCACGCATGTTTGCTGGGCAATCGAGTCCGCCTCGCCGAGCTACTCGCGGAGTAG
- a CDS encoding polymer-forming cytoskeletal protein: MKLVKGEPNESDFGWIGRGIEVKGDIAFADRLQVDGNVTGKLKSDSGTLIVGESGRLDAQIDVGVCVVHGELHGNLVARSKVEIRRTGRVHGDVVTPVLLVEEGAVFNGAIRMTQETGARLLEEVRPSDVDAEGRRQASGA; this comes from the coding sequence ATGAAATTAGTCAAAGGTGAACCCAACGAGTCAGATTTCGGATGGATAGGTCGCGGGATCGAAGTTAAGGGCGACATAGCATTCGCTGATCGGCTTCAAGTCGATGGTAATGTTACGGGCAAGCTGAAATCCGACAGCGGAACTCTCATAGTAGGCGAGTCGGGCCGGCTCGATGCGCAAATCGACGTCGGCGTTTGCGTAGTTCACGGAGAGCTTCACGGCAACCTAGTCGCGCGGTCCAAAGTCGAGATTCGCAGGACCGGTCGCGTTCACGGAGACGTGGTTACGCCAGTGCTGCTAGTCGAAGAGGGCGCGGTGTTCAACGGGGCAATCAGGATGACCCAGGAAACCGGCGCCCGTCTGCTCGAAGAAGTCCGGCCGAGTGATGTTGACGCTGAGGGCCGCCGGCAAGCAAGCGGCGCATAA
- a CDS encoding dihydroorotate dehydrogenase, with protein sequence MADGTNNDPRLAVEISGIRFNNPVIGASGTFGYGLEFADLIDLNRLGGFATKGLSARPLPGNPPPRIVETHGGMLNAIGLQNIGARAFVEEKLPLLARYDTRIIANVFGYSDDEYIEAITILNDGDGIAAYELNISCPNVKEGGIVIGNSPTAAARLTEKAKLASSRPLIVKLSPNVTDIAILARAIVDAGADCISLINTIVGMSIDVNTRKPRLSYGTGGLSGPAIRPIAVRMVHEVARAVDVPLIGIGGIASAADALEFIIAGATAIQIGTANYYDPTVTMKVIDGLTAHCESHHIATIKGLIGSLE encoded by the coding sequence ATGGCAGACGGAACTAACAACGATCCGAGGCTCGCAGTCGAGATCTCTGGCATCCGTTTCAACAACCCGGTGATTGGAGCATCCGGCACTTTCGGATACGGGCTTGAGTTCGCGGACCTCATAGATTTGAACAGGCTTGGCGGCTTCGCTACCAAAGGGCTTTCAGCGCGCCCGCTGCCCGGCAACCCGCCTCCTCGAATCGTTGAAACGCACGGCGGTATGTTGAACGCGATCGGTCTTCAGAACATCGGTGCGCGCGCGTTCGTCGAAGAAAAGCTTCCCCTGCTTGCGCGTTACGACACGCGAATCATTGCAAACGTGTTCGGCTATTCGGACGACGAATACATCGAAGCCATCACGATCCTGAACGACGGCGACGGTATCGCAGCCTATGAGCTGAACATATCGTGCCCTAACGTAAAGGAAGGCGGCATCGTGATCGGCAATTCGCCCACCGCAGCAGCGCGGCTCACTGAGAAAGCAAAGCTGGCGTCCTCTCGACCGCTCATAGTCAAGCTATCTCCAAACGTTACTGATATCGCCATACTGGCCCGTGCGATCGTCGACGCCGGAGCAGACTGTATTTCGTTGATTAACACAATCGTAGGGATGTCGATCGATGTGAACACACGGAAACCGCGGTTGAGCTACGGCACGGGTGGGCTGTCAGGCCCGGCTATTCGCCCGATCGCAGTTCGCATGGTTCACGAAGTAGCGAGAGCCGTTGACGTGCCGCTAATCGGCATCGGCGGCATAGCCTCTGCCGCCGACGCGCTTGAATTCATTATCGCCGGCGCAACCGCGATTCAGATCGGAACAGCCAACTACTATGACCCCACAGTCACGATGAAGGTGATTGACGGCCTTACAGCACACTGCGAAAGTCACCACATCGCAACGATCAAAGGCCTGATCGGCTCGCTAGAATAG